A single window of Thalassomonas viridans DNA harbors:
- a CDS encoding enoyl-CoA hydratase-related protein — MDNLILTHEHHGVFTITLNRLDKKNALNTAMYQSLIKHFAYASESDTVHCLLIQGDQNCFTAGNDLQDFLESAETGDLVAMEFVRVLAAFDKPLIAAVAGVAVGIGTTLLLHCDMVVAANNSHFKLPFTQLGLCPEAGSSLLLTQRLGHNRAFELLVLGKSFEAEQALEYGLVNQVCQPDEVLPRAATLAAEIAALPQDAVKTSRRLIHQASQATLPAVIENEGKEFVRLMATDTCKNILAKFFK, encoded by the coding sequence ATGGATAATTTAATTCTTACTCATGAACACCATGGCGTTTTCACTATCACCTTGAATCGCCTCGATAAAAAAAATGCCCTTAACACGGCCATGTACCAGTCCCTGATCAAACACTTTGCCTACGCCAGCGAAAGCGATACCGTGCATTGCCTGTTGATCCAGGGAGATCAAAACTGTTTCACCGCAGGCAACGACCTGCAGGATTTTCTCGAAAGCGCCGAAACCGGTGACCTGGTGGCCATGGAGTTTGTCAGGGTGCTGGCCGCCTTTGATAAACCCCTGATTGCCGCCGTGGCCGGTGTTGCCGTAGGCATAGGCACCACTTTGCTGCTGCACTGCGATATGGTGGTCGCCGCCAACAACAGCCACTTTAAACTGCCCTTTACCCAACTGGGTCTGTGCCCTGAAGCCGGTTCCAGTTTATTGCTCACCCAACGCCTGGGCCATAACCGCGCCTTTGAGCTCCTGGTGCTGGGAAAATCCTTCGAAGCAGAGCAGGCGCTGGAATACGGCCTGGTAAACCAGGTATGCCAGCCGGATGAAGTCTTGCCCCGGGCCGCAACCCTGGCTGCAGAAATAGCCGCCCTGCCGCAGGATGCCGTGAAAACCAGCCGGCGCCTTATTCACCAGGCCAGCCAGGCAACCTTACCAGCGGTGATCGAAAATGAAGGTAAAGAGTTTGTCCGGCTGATGGCCACAGATACCTGCAAAAATATCCTGGCCAAGTTTTTTAAATAA
- a CDS encoding DUF2333 family protein translates to MKISFSTKTVVTMVTAVFFLFYFIGVWWSFEPDEFDVRTQVTQDATRDNVAPVVGYTTTTSLIRVIETMLDKPGGYLSNDAIPPSVFLDNIPAWEFGALEMVRDMALVMRQEFSRSQSQSLENQHLKNAHPQLNIDHTSWAMPSAEGEYKKAVKELYAYRSALTDVSSQNAQFYARADNLRDWLKEVEKRLGSYSQRLSASVGREQMNTDLAGDNVAQQSTSAASRLQMKTSWWKIDDEFYEARGACWALLHFLQAIEIDFNDVLEKKNAKVSVQQIIRELKASQQPVWSPMILNGDGFGFLANHSLVMANYISRANAALIDLNELLSQG, encoded by the coding sequence ATGAAAATCAGTTTTTCCACCAAAACCGTCGTAACTATGGTTACGGCCGTGTTTTTTCTTTTTTATTTTATCGGCGTGTGGTGGAGTTTCGAACCGGATGAATTCGATGTCCGTACCCAGGTGACCCAGGATGCCACCCGGGATAATGTTGCTCCTGTGGTGGGTTATACCACTACTACGTCTCTGATCCGGGTGATCGAAACTATGCTTGATAAACCCGGCGGCTATTTGTCCAACGATGCCATTCCGCCGTCGGTGTTTTTAGATAATATTCCCGCCTGGGAATTCGGCGCGCTGGAAATGGTCCGGGATATGGCCCTGGTGATGCGTCAGGAATTTAGCCGTTCCCAGTCCCAGTCGCTGGAAAACCAGCACTTAAAAAATGCCCATCCGCAGCTTAATATCGATCATACCAGCTGGGCGATGCCGAGCGCCGAGGGGGAATATAAAAAAGCCGTTAAGGAACTGTATGCCTACCGCAGTGCGCTTACCGATGTTAGCAGCCAGAATGCACAGTTTTATGCCCGCGCCGATAACCTGCGGGACTGGCTCAAAGAGGTGGAAAAACGTTTGGGCAGCTATTCCCAGCGGTTAAGCGCCAGCGTTGGCCGGGAGCAGATGAATACCGATCTGGCGGGAGACAATGTTGCCCAGCAATCCACCAGTGCCGCGTCCCGCCTGCAAATGAAAACCAGCTGGTGGAAAATCGATGATGAATTCTATGAAGCCAGGGGCGCCTGCTGGGCGTTACTGCACTTTTTACAGGCAATAGAAATCGACTTTAACGATGTGCTGGAGAAGAAAAACGCCAAAGTCAGCGTACAGCAGATCATACGGGAGTTAAAAGCGAGCCAGCAGCCGGTGTGGAGCCCTATGATCCTCAACGGTGACGGTTTTGGCTTTCTTGCCAACCATTCCCTGGTGATGGCAAATTATATTTCGCGGGCAAATGCCGCATTAATCGATTTAAATGAATTATTGAGTCAGGGGTAA
- a CDS encoding PspC domain-containing protein — protein sequence MQYDRNYSVKKTLTKDVRYKKLSGVCAGLAKYYQLPRLVVRVAAIAALITFPVATGVAYLVSALLMSDS from the coding sequence ATGCAGTACGACAGAAATTATTCCGTTAAAAAGACACTGACCAAAGATGTTCGCTATAAAAAACTATCCGGAGTCTGTGCCGGCCTGGCCAAATATTACCAGCTGCCCAGGTTAGTGGTCAGGGTAGCTGCCATTGCGGCGCTGATCACCTTTCCCGTGGCAACCGGTGTTGCTTATCTGGTGTCGGCCCTGCTGATGTCAGACAGCTAA
- a CDS encoding TIGR04219 family outer membrane beta-barrel protein gives MKKAAIALTLSALLSASVQADTLFGVYVGGQVWDNEAEGVFGESTTQSDFNLKDEQQGSFFVAVEHPLPFIPNVKLAHTKLDTDGNTTLTSDFEFNGQTFTTNTSVDAVFDVSYNDYTFYYELFDNDLLTFDFGLTARDLDGDVKVADTANTLSASRSVSEVIPMLYSSAIIGLPFTDWSLFAEGNYLTFDDHTLYDYQLGVSYALTDNFALDVNLTAGYRAVKFELDDLDDFYADLEFKGLFAGVIMHF, from the coding sequence ATGAAAAAAGCAGCGATAGCGTTAACGCTCAGCGCTTTGTTATCGGCATCGGTCCAGGCGGACACCTTATTTGGTGTCTATGTCGGCGGCCAGGTATGGGATAACGAAGCCGAAGGCGTGTTCGGGGAAAGCACCACCCAAAGCGATTTCAATTTAAAAGACGAGCAGCAGGGCAGCTTTTTTGTTGCCGTAGAGCATCCGCTGCCGTTTATTCCGAATGTCAAACTGGCGCATACCAAGCTGGATACCGACGGTAATACTACGCTGACAAGCGATTTTGAGTTTAACGGCCAAACCTTTACCACCAATACCAGTGTCGATGCCGTTTTTGATGTCAGCTACAACGACTATACCTTTTATTATGAGTTGTTTGACAATGATCTGCTGACCTTTGATTTTGGCTTAACCGCCAGGGATCTTGACGGCGATGTTAAGGTAGCGGATACCGCCAATACCCTAAGCGCCAGCCGCTCGGTTTCCGAAGTCATACCTATGCTCTACAGCTCGGCGATTATCGGCTTGCCGTTTACCGACTGGAGCCTGTTTGCCGAAGGCAATTATTTAACCTTTGACGACCATACCCTGTATGATTACCAGCTTGGTGTCAGTTATGCCCTGACGGATAATTTTGCCCTGGATGTCAACTTGACCGCGGGTTACCGGGCGGTCAAATTTGAGTTGGACGACCTGGATGATTTTTACGCCGATCTTGAATTTAAAGGCTTGTTTGCCGGTGTGATTATGCACTTTTAA
- a CDS encoding GlxA family transcriptional regulator translates to MKQKPITIALPIYQHVLATSLTLPIEMLLAGEAYARRHNRNARTLNIRLVSQDSGSIASRAGISLTADARLRDCPSPDIVIVPSLWRNPRPVLRQQPELIRWLYDLWQQGSTLIGTGTGVCFLAESGLLDQHSATTHWHYVEQFKRDYPAVVLKPDFFITQSERIYCAASLNALADIIVHIIDQTYGRSAAQQVERNFSHEIRKPYEEQRYREGAVDRHPDELISQIQFWLKTNLASVLTLSQVAAQFGLSQRSFTRRFKTATGSSAGEYWQQLKLEAAKELLSSSNLSIQEVSYQVGYPNQGDLTRLFKKQLALTPKDYRQMVRKKLFSQE, encoded by the coding sequence ATGAAGCAAAAGCCGATCACTATAGCCCTGCCGATTTATCAGCATGTACTGGCCACCAGTTTAACCCTGCCCATCGAAATGTTGCTGGCGGGCGAGGCCTATGCCAGGCGCCATAACAGGAATGCAAGGACGTTAAACATCCGGCTGGTCAGCCAGGACAGCGGCTCAATAGCTTCCAGGGCAGGCATAAGCCTTACTGCGGATGCCCGGCTCAGGGATTGCCCGAGCCCGGATATAGTGATAGTGCCCAGCCTGTGGCGCAATCCCAGGCCGGTTTTGCGCCAGCAGCCTGAATTGATCCGCTGGTTATATGATTTATGGCAGCAGGGCAGCACACTGATAGGCACAGGCACAGGCGTGTGTTTCCTGGCAGAATCCGGCTTGCTCGACCAGCATTCGGCCACCACCCACTGGCATTATGTCGAACAGTTCAAGCGTGACTATCCGGCGGTAGTGCTTAAACCGGATTTCTTTATCACCCAGTCGGAGCGGATTTATTGCGCCGCCAGTTTAAACGCCCTGGCAGACATTATTGTCCATATCATAGATCAAACTTATGGCCGCAGCGCTGCCCAGCAGGTAGAGCGGAACTTTTCCCATGAGATCAGAAAGCCTTATGAAGAGCAAAGATACAGGGAAGGAGCGGTGGACAGGCATCCCGATGAATTGATTTCCCAAATCCAGTTCTGGCTGAAAACCAATCTTGCTTCGGTCCTGACCTTAAGCCAGGTTGCCGCCCAGTTCGGCTTGAGCCAGCGCTCTTTCACCCGGCGTTTTAAAACCGCTACCGGCAGCAGCGCCGGGGAATATTGGCAGCAACTGAAACTGGAAGCCGCCAAAGAGCTGCTGTCTTCGAGTAACCTGTCGATCCAGGAGGTATCCTATCAGGTGGGGTATCCAAACCAGGGGGATCTGACCCGGCTCTTTAAAAAGCAACTGGCGCTAACCCCGAAAGATTACCGCCAGATGGTACGCAAGAAACTCTTTAGCCAGGAATGA
- a CDS encoding copper chaperone PCu(A)C, producing MKKIYPAFSLFICCFLTVCSFSVLSFTPGGAIAVDDGYVRETIPGTAISSAYMTITNNGDKALTLTGASSKRSPRIEIHEHTMSGGMMRMRQKASITIKAKESVTLQPSGLHLMVFDLPGPLKQGENMPVTLHFSGQQDVKVELPVRGLKKKNNHHH from the coding sequence ATGAAAAAAATTTACCCGGCTTTTTCATTGTTTATATGTTGTTTTTTAACTGTTTGTAGTTTTAGTGTCTTAAGCTTTACCCCAGGAGGGGCAATAGCGGTTGATGATGGCTATGTCAGGGAAACTATCCCGGGCACAGCGATTTCCTCGGCCTATATGACCATTACCAATAACGGCGATAAGGCGTTGACCTTAACCGGTGCCAGCAGCAAGCGCAGCCCGCGCATTGAAATTCATGAGCATACCATGTCCGGCGGCATGATGCGCATGAGGCAAAAGGCGTCGATTACCATCAAGGCCAAGGAAAGTGTGACTTTACAACCGTCCGGGCTGCATTTAATGGTGTTTGATCTGCCCGGGCCGTTAAAGCAGGGAGAAAACATGCCGGTTACCTTGCATTTTTCCGGGCAGCAGGATGTCAAGGTTGAGCTGCCGGTTCGGGGATTAAAGAAAAAAAACAATCACCATCATTAG
- a CDS encoding DUF6351 family protein encodes MIKKRWLFIGFTLLFFVSISSFFFLKLWQPAKSFAYRQVKAVAVAADNFQLPITHHIRLTPRPEETFSFPIAIGETGPVNSLYAGKMQYPFYCMTLDSGLGQPQVDNQLGLGVPVYRSISDKKEIVGYSKDCSLPTSVAYYLVKDQEEIVRVTRDWLAQQANGQEVTGKLLRVEQGTINRFIYTLVMPVSLDDIDSRTATSRWNQRLIYQFNGGSGIGYRQGRQTARRVIGRQLQQLQQGYAVISSSGNRTSYTYNMLLAEDTARRVKQQFVSLYGKPLYTVGIGGSGGGLAQYLIGQNSQGILDGLIPLYSYPDMITQTTYALDCDLLNNYFTFRSRDRGSWNDWQRRQLIEGMNAINDFPQRAGYLQPVNQLMAGFVPSLPQGNSECINGYFGLSSFINNPRQGFIRDFFHPEVVDKVNWSYWQDMAHVLGKDSQGFGLSTWDNVGVQYGLSAFVDNKISFEEFIDINKKIGSWKPQPEMEAESLLTPFGKKLPLWLSLWGNQNITQVEGPLAQRRNGSLAAMQAAYRSGQVFIGKVALPVIDVRHYLEDDLDMHHVSASFYSRLRMQQAHGHADNHVIWISHKDHNPVQQAFDMMDRWLLNKKSDSFAGVLEARPDKLQDSCFAADGAVLHQGEGVWDGQWNQKNSGSCQQIYPMYSTSRIQAGGGWAGDVFKCQLMPVKQAIKTGLYGQHDMSGYIEALEAVFPEGVCDYRQGDLGRPDDI; translated from the coding sequence ATGATAAAAAAAAGGTGGCTTTTCATCGGGTTTACCCTTCTATTTTTCGTCAGTATCAGCAGTTTTTTCTTTCTTAAACTATGGCAGCCGGCGAAATCTTTTGCCTACCGGCAGGTAAAAGCCGTGGCTGTGGCCGCGGATAATTTCCAGCTGCCGATAACGCATCACATCCGGCTGACCCCTAGGCCGGAGGAAACTTTTTCCTTTCCCATAGCCATAGGTGAAACCGGTCCGGTAAACAGTTTATATGCGGGGAAAATGCAATATCCCTTTTATTGCATGACCTTAGATTCCGGACTGGGACAACCGCAGGTGGATAACCAGCTTGGCCTGGGAGTTCCCGTTTACCGCTCAATCTCGGATAAAAAAGAAATTGTCGGCTACAGCAAAGACTGCTCCTTGCCAACCTCTGTTGCCTATTACCTGGTGAAAGACCAGGAGGAGATTGTGCGGGTGACCAGGGACTGGCTGGCGCAGCAAGCAAATGGCCAAGAGGTAACCGGCAAGCTGCTGCGGGTGGAGCAGGGCACTATTAACCGTTTTATCTATACCCTGGTGATGCCGGTATCCCTGGATGACATAGATTCCCGCACGGCGACATCCCGCTGGAACCAGAGGCTGATATACCAGTTTAACGGCGGCTCAGGTATAGGCTACCGCCAGGGGCGGCAAACGGCGCGCCGGGTGATCGGCCGCCAGCTGCAGCAGTTACAGCAGGGGTATGCGGTGATCAGCTCCAGCGGCAACCGCACCAGCTACACTTATAACATGTTACTGGCGGAAGACACTGCTCGGCGGGTGAAGCAACAATTTGTCAGCCTGTATGGCAAGCCCCTTTATACCGTCGGCATCGGCGGCTCAGGCGGCGGCCTGGCCCAGTATCTTATCGGCCAGAACAGCCAGGGCATACTCGATGGCCTCATCCCCCTTTATTCCTATCCCGATATGATCACCCAAACCACCTATGCTCTGGACTGCGACTTATTAAATAACTATTTCACTTTCCGTAGCCGGGACAGGGGGAGCTGGAATGACTGGCAAAGAAGGCAACTGATCGAAGGTATGAATGCCATCAACGACTTTCCCCAAAGGGCGGGTTATCTGCAGCCGGTTAACCAGTTGATGGCAGGTTTCGTGCCTTCTTTGCCTCAGGGTAACAGCGAATGTATTAACGGTTATTTCGGCTTATCCAGCTTTATCAATAACCCCAGACAGGGATTTATCCGGGATTTTTTCCACCCCGAGGTGGTGGACAAGGTTAACTGGAGCTACTGGCAGGATATGGCGCATGTGCTAGGCAAAGATAGCCAAGGTTTTGGTTTGAGCACCTGGGATAATGTCGGCGTGCAATATGGTTTGTCGGCTTTTGTTGATAATAAGATCAGCTTCGAAGAATTTATCGATATCAACAAAAAGATTGGCAGCTGGAAACCCCAGCCGGAGATGGAAGCCGAGTCGCTGCTCACCCCCTTTGGCAAAAAGCTGCCCTTATGGCTTTCCCTTTGGGGCAACCAGAATATTACCCAGGTAGAAGGGCCGTTGGCGCAAAGAAGGAACGGCTCCCTTGCCGCCATGCAGGCGGCTTACCGCTCGGGACAGGTCTTTATCGGTAAGGTGGCATTGCCTGTGATCGATGTGCGCCATTATTTGGAAGATGATCTGGATATGCACCATGTTTCCGCCTCATTTTACAGCCGCCTCAGGATGCAGCAGGCCCATGGCCATGCGGATAACCATGTGATCTGGATCTCCCATAAAGATCATAATCCGGTACAGCAGGCGTTTGACATGATGGACCGCTGGCTGTTAAACAAAAAATCGGATTCGTTTGCCGGCGTGCTTGAGGCCAGGCCGGACAAGTTACAGGACAGCTGTTTTGCCGCCGATGGCGCTGTTTTGCATCAGGGGGAAGGCGTCTGGGACGGCCAGTGGAATCAGAAAAACAGCGGCAGTTGCCAGCAAATCTACCCTATGTACAGCACCAGCCGTATCCAGGCCGGCGGCGGCTGGGCCGGTGATGTCTTTAAATGCCAGCTGATGCCGGTAAAACAGGCAATAAAAACCGGCCTATACGGGCAGCACGATATGAGCGGATATATAGAGGCGCTTGAGGCGGTTTTCCCCGAAGGCGTATGTGATTACCGCCAGGGAGACTTGGGCCGCCCTGATGACATTTAA